In one Nicotiana sylvestris chromosome 8, ASM39365v2, whole genome shotgun sequence genomic region, the following are encoded:
- the LOC104239380 gene encoding acyl-lipid (9-3)-desaturase-like, with amino-acid sequence MADSRKYITGEELKNHNKPGDLWISIQGKVYDVSDWIKEHPGGDFPLLNLAGQDVTDAFVAYHPATAWQYLDKFFNGFYLKDYSASEVSKDYRRLVSEFTKLGLFEKKGHVCFYTMCSIAMLFAVSVYGILCSESVLVHLMSGGLMGFLWIQSGWIGHDSGHYQVMSTRGLNRFAQVLTGNCLAGISIAWWKWNHNAHHIAVNSLEYDPDLQHMPFFVVSSKFFNSLTSYFYDRKMTFDSFTRFLVSNQHWTFYPVMCLARINLFAQSFILLLSKKNVPYRVQELLGVVAFWIWYPLLVSCLPNWGERIMFVLASFTVTGIQHVQFCLNHFSSDIYVAPPKGNDWFEKQTGGSLDISCPSWMDWFHGGLQFQIEHHLFPRLPRCQLRKVSPFVKDLCKKHGLPYNCASFYMANALTISTLRTAALQARDLTKPVPKNLVWEAVNTHG; translated from the coding sequence ATGGCAGATTCAAGAAAGTACATTACCGGTGAGGAGCTCAAGAATCACAATAAACCAGGGGATCTGTGGATATCCATTCAAGGTAAAGTGTATGATGTCTCAGATTGGATTAAAGAACACCCTGGTGGTGATTTTCCACTGTTGAATCTTGCTGGTCAAGATGTCACTGATGCCTTTGTTGCATACCATCCTGCTACTGCTTGGCAGTATCTTGACAAATTCTTTAATGGGTTTTATCTCAAGGATTATTCTGCTTCTGAGGTGTCTAAAGATTATAGGAGGCTTGTATCTGAGTTTACTAAACTGGGGTTGTTTGAAAAGAAAGGCCATGTTTGTTTCTACACCATGTGTTCCATTGCAATGTTGTTTGCTGTGAGTGTTTATGGCATCTTGTGTAGTGAGAGTGTGTTGGTTCATTTGATGAGTGGTGGTTTGATGGGGTTTCTTTGGATTCAGAGTGGTTGGATTGGTCATGATTCAGGGCATTATCAGGTAATGAGTACACGTGGACTCAACAGATTTGCTCAAGTGTTAACTGGGAATTGCCTTGCTGGAATCAGCATTGCTTGGTGGAAGTGGAATCACAATGCTCATCACATTGCTGTCAACAGTCTTGAATATGACCCTGATCTTCAGCACATGCCATTTTTTGTGGTATCTTCCAAGTTTTTCAACTCACTCACTTCTTATTTTTATGATAGGAAGATGACTTTTGATTCTTTTACTAGATTCTTGGTTAGTAATCAGCATTGGACATTTTATCCTGTCATGTGTTTAGCTAGGATCAATTTGTTTGCACAGTCATTCATATTGTTGTTGTCCAAGAAAAATGTGCCCTATCGAGTTCAGGAGCTTTTAGGGGTGGTTGCATTCTGGATTTGGTATCCATTGCTTGTTTCTTGCTTGCCAAATTGGGGTGAAAGGATAATGTTTGTTCTTGCTAGTTTCACAGTGACTGGAATTCAACATGTTCAATTCTGTTTGAACCATTTCTCATCTGACATTTACGTCGCACCGCCTAAAGGAAATGATTGGTTTGAGAAGCAAACTGGTGGCTCTCTTGACATATCATGCCCTAGTTGGATGGATTGGTTTCATGGCGGATTGCAGTTTCAGATTGAGCATCATTTGTTTCCTAGATTGCCAAGATGCCAACTGAGGAAAGTGTCTCCTTTTGTGAAGGACCTCTGCAAAAAGCATGGTTTACCTTATAATTGTGCCTCCTTTTACATGGCTAATGCTTTGACCATCAGCACCCTCAGAACTGCAGCTTTGCAGGCTCGCGATTTAACAAAGCCTGTCCCAAAGAATCTAGTTTGGGAAGCTGTCAACACTCATGGTTGA